In the genome of Oncorhynchus clarkii lewisi isolate Uvic-CL-2024 chromosome 22, UVic_Ocla_1.0, whole genome shotgun sequence, one region contains:
- the LOC139380297 gene encoding ly6/PLAUR domain-containing protein 6B-like, translating into MSLTIALHLLAMVAMCDQVKSHRINFYNVKPPVEATPFPKSFKCFTCERAVDNYTCNRWAEDKWCPPNSQFCMTVHHFTSHGKTKFVTKKCAAREECHTSGCRHHRDTGHTECVSCCEGMICNVEVPTNHTNAVFAMRQQAYSSAPSQTPVRTTWSCCYLTLLPTLGLGLTRLVLL; encoded by the exons ATGTCATTGACCATCGCTCTCCATCTCCTGGCAATGGTGGCAATGTGTGACCAGGTTAAATCTCATCGCATCAACTTCTACAATGTCAAACCTCCTGTGGAAG CCACTCCGTTCCCTAAGAGCTTCAAGTGCTTCACCTGTGAGAGAGCTGTGGACAACTACACCTGCAACCGCTGGGCTGAGGACAAGTGGTGTCCACCGA ATAGCCAGTTCTGTATGACAGTGCACCATTTCACCAGTCACGGCAAGACCAAGTTTGTGACCAAGAAGTGTGCTGCTCGTGAGGAGTGTCATACGTCTGGCTGTAGACACCACAGGGACACGGGTCACACT GAGTGTGTGTCATGCTGTGAGGGTATGATCTGCAACGTGGAGGTCCCTACCAACCACACCAATGCTGTGTTTGCCATGAGGCAGCAGGCCTACAGCTCAGCCCCATCCCAGACTCCTGTTAGGACGACGTGGAGCTGCTGCTATCTGACGTTACTGCCCACTCTGGGCCTGGGGCTGACCAGGCTGGTCCTACTGTGA